A genome region from Myroides fluvii includes the following:
- a CDS encoding SdpI family protein, with protein sequence MSDNALFHCFLLPVIFILIGFLIPLCKNIGPVGYRTPRSMKNQENWDFSQKLSGSLMLILGTLILVINLLFYFAVLPHIYYQRTEMTLIGAGSFLVIIYTEIRLYQFEKKQSSN encoded by the coding sequence ATGTCAGACAACGCACTTTTCCATTGTTTTTTATTGCCTGTCATCTTTATTCTTATTGGCTTTCTTATTCCGCTATGTAAAAACATTGGTCCAGTAGGCTATCGAACTCCGCGAAGTATGAAGAATCAAGAAAACTGGGATTTTTCTCAAAAACTAAGTGGCAGCTTAATGCTCATTTTAGGTACCCTTATTTTGGTTATCAACTTGCTGTTCTACTTTGCTGTTCTTCCCCATATCTATTATCAACGAACAGAAATGACACTCATTGGTGCAGGTTCATTTTTGGTAATCATCTATACTGAGATACGCTTATATCAATTTGAAAAAAAACAATCTTCCAATTAA
- a CDS encoding efflux RND transporter periplasmic adaptor subunit translates to MKRYTTLSLALLSCALFFTACKDNNPTEKTQTKQTVALDLSTVALQELNPTYSITVPGEIKPYEQVALYAKVSGFIKHLYVDRGDYVKKGQLLALLEAPEMNQRALSDQSIQDKVHSDYLLAKQVYERLLEASHTTGAVAQVELERAQSMMNSAKSAYESAKASTAQAKQLQDYLRIVAPFDGIITQRNVSNGSLVGHNGSSPIFELAQNNQLRLTIAIPEKHAGSIPQGTTATFSISAYPGEQFTAQLSRTSGVLNQRDRSLTLEFDLDNSKGKLQGGDYAQVKLELQRKQPSLWIETKSILTTQSGNFVLTQNGDQLSRIPVELGVQLDTLTEVFGALNKADLIIKKPSEEMKNSKK, encoded by the coding sequence ATGAAACGATATACCACTTTATCCCTTGCACTACTGAGTTGCGCCTTATTTTTTACCGCTTGCAAGGATAATAATCCAACAGAAAAAACGCAGACCAAACAAACCGTTGCACTAGACTTAAGCACAGTAGCCTTACAAGAACTAAACCCCACCTACTCCATTACAGTGCCTGGTGAAATCAAACCATACGAACAAGTAGCTTTATACGCTAAAGTTTCAGGTTTCATCAAACACCTATACGTCGATCGCGGTGATTACGTCAAAAAAGGACAATTACTTGCGCTATTGGAAGCTCCTGAGATGAATCAACGTGCACTTTCTGATCAATCTATTCAAGATAAAGTACATAGCGACTATCTATTAGCTAAACAAGTATACGAGCGTTTACTAGAAGCATCACACACAACAGGAGCAGTCGCTCAAGTAGAGCTCGAGCGTGCTCAAAGTATGATGAATAGTGCAAAATCCGCTTATGAATCAGCCAAAGCAAGTACTGCCCAAGCCAAGCAATTACAAGACTATTTGCGCATTGTAGCTCCTTTTGATGGCATTATCACCCAACGCAATGTATCCAATGGTTCATTGGTTGGTCATAATGGAAGTTCTCCTATTTTTGAGCTGGCCCAAAACAATCAATTGCGCTTAACTATCGCTATTCCCGAAAAACACGCGGGCTCTATTCCACAAGGAACAACAGCTACCTTTAGTATTAGTGCTTATCCCGGTGAGCAATTCACTGCTCAACTTTCAAGAACTTCCGGTGTACTCAATCAACGCGATAGATCTTTAACCTTAGAATTTGATCTAGACAATAGCAAAGGAAAATTACAAGGAGGAGATTACGCACAAGTAAAATTAGAGTTACAACGCAAACAACCTTCCTTGTGGATTGAGACCAAAAGTATTCTCACTACTCAATCTGGAAATTTTGTACTCACCCAAAACGGCGACCAATTATCGAGAATTCCAGTAGAATTAGGCGTACAATTAGATACTTTAACTGAAGTTTTTGGAGCCCTAAACAAGGCTGACTTGATTATTAAAAAACCATCCGAAGAAATGAAAAACTCAAAAAAATAA
- a CDS encoding DUF2089 family protein — protein sequence MKTKHKLPTHCPSCINKLHVTQLACESCETTVGGQFNLPLLSQLTQEEQDFVLQFFLYSGSLKQMAQQMNISYPTVRNKLDDMIEHIKKLQNL from the coding sequence TTGAAAACAAAACATAAATTACCTACGCACTGTCCAAGTTGTATTAACAAATTACACGTGACACAACTTGCCTGTGAGAGTTGTGAAACAACTGTAGGAGGCCAATTTAATCTGCCCTTGCTCTCTCAATTAACACAAGAGGAGCAAGATTTTGTCCTACAATTCTTTCTATACAGTGGAAGTTTAAAACAAATGGCACAACAGATGAACATTAGTTATCCTACAGTTCGAAATAAACTGGATGATATGATTGAGCACATTAAAAAACTACAAAATCTATAA
- a CDS encoding B12-binding domain-containing radical SAM protein: MQTTITLITPPFTQLNTPYPATAYITGFLNTLSISSYQSDLGIEVILQLFSKRGLTRLFDHIHTVVEEVNANTHRMLALETEYIATIEAVIKFLQGKNPTFAHTIIKEDFLPRASRFEELEELEWAFGSMGIQDQAKHLATLYLEDIADLIVDTVDPHFGFSRYAERLGRSAHTFDELYESLQQPLTFIDELTIELLTTIIAKSNPKIVGFSVPFPGNLYSAFRCAQWIKQNHPEVKVTMGGGYPNTELRSLSDVRVFEFFDFITLDDGEAPLENLILYVEGKLTQAELKRTFVCKENQVVYINNPLKRDYKQAEVGTPDYSSLKLNDYISVIEVVNPMHRMWSDGRWNKLTMAHGCYWGKCTFCDISLDYIKVYEPVAAKLIVDRMETLIEQTGETGFHFVDEAAPPALMREVALEIIRRKITVSWWTNIRFEKSFTRDLCLLLKASGCIAVSGGLEVASDRLLKLIEKGVTVEQVARVNRNFTAAGILVHAYLMYGFPTQTAQETIDSLEMVRQLFEAGIMQSGFWHQFAMTAHSPVGMNPEEYKVIAQKQENSAFANNDVPHVEMNGAIHDKFSFGLKKSLFNYMHGMCLDWPLNEWFDFKVPRTSVQPDYIASCLENELLPTYRGNQKIVWLGTYPYKEYFEKKKKGSVFEMVNLIFYTKNDTITIGLDRGEGEWFAHFIEELKGSTTQTKTYQEMKTSFETACPTDFELFWYSKPVQQLREMALLVV; the protein is encoded by the coding sequence GTGCAAACGACAATTACATTAATTACTCCGCCTTTTACGCAGCTGAATACGCCATATCCAGCAACTGCTTATATCACAGGTTTCTTGAATACATTATCCATTTCGAGTTACCAAAGTGATTTGGGGATTGAAGTTATTTTACAGCTATTCAGCAAAAGAGGATTGACTCGTTTGTTTGATCATATTCACACCGTTGTAGAAGAGGTCAATGCCAATACGCATCGAATGTTAGCCCTAGAGACGGAATATATCGCTACAATAGAGGCTGTGATTAAATTTTTACAGGGAAAAAACCCAACCTTTGCCCATACGATTATCAAAGAAGATTTTTTGCCAAGAGCGTCTCGATTCGAAGAATTAGAAGAATTGGAGTGGGCGTTTGGTTCTATGGGAATTCAAGATCAAGCCAAACATTTAGCAACCTTATATTTAGAGGATATTGCAGATTTAATTGTCGATACAGTGGATCCTCATTTTGGATTTAGTCGCTATGCAGAGCGTTTAGGTCGATCCGCTCATACGTTTGATGAATTGTATGAATCACTACAACAACCCTTGACGTTTATTGATGAATTGACGATTGAGCTCTTGACAACAATTATAGCTAAATCTAACCCGAAGATTGTCGGATTTTCAGTGCCCTTTCCCGGAAATTTATACAGTGCTTTTCGCTGTGCACAATGGATCAAACAAAATCACCCCGAGGTAAAAGTAACTATGGGAGGAGGGTATCCCAATACTGAACTGCGCTCTTTATCGGATGTGCGGGTATTTGAGTTCTTTGATTTTATTACGCTAGATGATGGAGAAGCTCCGTTGGAGAACTTAATTTTGTACGTGGAAGGAAAATTGACGCAGGCGGAATTGAAACGCACGTTTGTTTGTAAGGAGAATCAAGTGGTGTATATCAACAATCCCTTGAAACGAGACTATAAACAAGCAGAAGTAGGAACACCCGACTATTCGAGCTTAAAACTCAATGATTATATATCCGTTATTGAGGTGGTAAACCCGATGCACCGGATGTGGAGTGATGGTCGTTGGAATAAATTGACGATGGCCCATGGTTGTTATTGGGGAAAATGTACGTTTTGTGATATTAGCTTAGATTATATCAAAGTATATGAACCCGTTGCGGCTAAGTTAATTGTTGATCGAATGGAAACTTTAATTGAGCAGACGGGAGAAACGGGATTCCATTTTGTCGATGAAGCAGCACCTCCAGCTTTGATGCGAGAAGTAGCTTTGGAAATTATTCGCAGAAAAATTACCGTATCCTGGTGGACCAATATACGCTTTGAGAAAAGCTTTACGCGGGATTTGTGTTTGTTGTTAAAAGCTTCGGGATGTATTGCGGTATCAGGGGGATTGGAAGTAGCTTCTGACCGTTTACTCAAACTAATTGAAAAAGGTGTAACGGTAGAGCAGGTAGCCCGTGTCAATCGAAATTTTACCGCAGCAGGGATTTTAGTCCACGCCTATTTAATGTATGGTTTCCCTACTCAAACGGCTCAAGAAACCATTGACAGCTTAGAAATGGTACGCCAATTATTTGAAGCAGGTATTATGCAATCGGGCTTTTGGCATCAATTTGCTATGACAGCTCATTCTCCAGTGGGAATGAATCCAGAGGAGTATAAGGTCATTGCACAAAAACAAGAAAATAGTGCTTTTGCGAATAATGATGTGCCCCATGTAGAAATGAATGGTGCCATTCACGATAAGTTTTCTTTTGGTTTAAAGAAATCCTTATTTAACTATATGCATGGCATGTGTTTGGATTGGCCGCTGAACGAATGGTTTGATTTTAAAGTGCCCCGTACATCGGTTCAACCTGATTATATTGCTTCTTGTTTAGAAAACGAACTTCTACCAACGTATAGAGGCAATCAAAAGATTGTATGGTTGGGTACTTATCCTTATAAAGAATATTTCGAGAAAAAGAAAAAAGGAAGTGTTTTTGAAATGGTCAACCTTATTTTCTATACCAAGAACGATACCATTACTATTGGTTTGGATCGAGGGGAAGGGGAATGGTTTGCTCACTTTATCGAAGAATTAAAAGGCAGTACCACACAAACCAAAACCTATCAAGAGATGAAAACGAGTTTTGAAACGGCTTGTCCAACTGACTTTGAACTGTTTTGGTATTCAAAGCCAGTGCAACAATTGCGCGAAATGGCTTTACTTGTCGTGTAA
- a CDS encoding alpha/beta hydrolase: MKAFIHFFIYLLMALCAVLGFAQAPTIQEITIDSQLIGDLYTTASKNDNLVIIVPGSGPTNRNGNSFAGLRGNSYKMLATALAEKNIAVFTYDKRFITQLKQNHPMKEEEGRFEDGVNDLALLVNHFATTYPRITLVGHSEGALVANILANTSSKVKKYVALQGPGLAADQIIYEQVSNQLPALGNKVLEINASLKKGQTTEDVPPMLQALYRPSVQPYLISWMQYNPSIEIKKTKQPTLIIDGDKDLQVLTTQGDLLSQANPNAERITLKNMNHVLKHIEKDEDNLKSYSDPTFPLHPELASTIATFIVTP; this comes from the coding sequence ATGAAAGCATTTATACACTTCTTTATCTACTTATTAATGGCGTTGTGTGCCGTATTAGGGTTTGCCCAAGCACCTACCATCCAAGAAATAACAATTGACTCTCAATTAATAGGCGATTTATATACTACAGCTAGTAAGAACGACAATCTCGTTATTATCGTTCCTGGTTCAGGTCCAACCAATCGAAATGGAAATAGTTTTGCGGGCCTAAGAGGCAATTCCTATAAAATGTTAGCCACGGCCTTAGCTGAAAAAAATATTGCCGTTTTCACCTATGACAAGCGATTCATTACCCAATTAAAACAGAATCATCCCATGAAAGAAGAAGAGGGGCGCTTCGAAGATGGTGTGAATGATTTAGCCTTACTTGTCAATCATTTTGCTACTACATATCCTAGGATTACTTTAGTAGGTCATAGTGAAGGTGCTTTAGTTGCAAATATCTTAGCCAATACATCAAGTAAAGTAAAAAAATACGTAGCCTTGCAAGGCCCTGGTTTGGCAGCAGATCAAATTATCTATGAACAAGTAAGCAACCAATTACCTGCTTTAGGAAATAAAGTACTGGAAATCAATGCTTCTTTAAAAAAGGGACAAACGACAGAAGACGTTCCTCCTATGCTTCAGGCCTTATACCGCCCTAGTGTACAGCCCTACTTAATTTCTTGGATGCAATACAACCCAAGTATAGAAATTAAAAAGACTAAACAACCGACATTAATTATCGATGGTGATAAAGATTTACAAGTGTTAACAACACAAGGAGACCTATTGAGTCAGGCGAATCCGAACGCCGAACGCATCACGCTAAAAAACATGAATCACGTATTAAAACACATAGAAAAAGACGAAGATAATCTGAAAAGTTATAGTGATCCAACCTTTCCATTACATCCAGAACTCGCTTCAACAATTGCCACCTTTATCGTAACTCCTTAA
- a CDS encoding SdpI family protein has product MAMLYIFPIILGLIGFFNLLFHFKQVHLLGYRSLNALKDDKHWRVAQRTSSSSLIAASLFLICMNYTLAQFDYVAQTLQVIMITASIFCVLYTIIHTETVLEKLDHNLIQK; this is encoded by the coding sequence ATGGCAATGCTCTATATATTTCCTATTATTCTAGGCCTAATAGGTTTTTTTAATCTGCTTTTTCACTTTAAACAAGTGCACTTACTAGGTTATAGAAGTCTCAATGCATTAAAAGATGACAAACATTGGCGCGTAGCACAACGCACCAGTAGTTCATCGTTAATTGCAGCTAGTTTATTTTTGATTTGTATGAACTATACGTTAGCTCAATTTGACTATGTAGCGCAGACCTTACAGGTAATTATGATTACAGCTAGCATTTTTTGTGTGCTGTACACGATTATCCACACAGAAACTGTATTAGAAAAATTAGATCACAATCTTATTCAAAAATAA
- a CDS encoding TlpA family protein disulfide reductase has protein sequence MQFIQKIKHRVSAFTLILTMALLHSSITQAQQKKAPIVNTTTTDAVFLDSTGKKVSLSALQGKVVFVNFWATWCPPCIKEMPSILALKEKMKNKDVVFLLVDIDGNYEKAKAFMDKRNLDLPVYIPAATISSTYLGTSIPTTVIFDKKGNMIQRIVGGVDFASEEVEKFMDQVLKL, from the coding sequence ATGCAGTTTATACAAAAAATCAAACACCGCGTCAGCGCATTCACACTTATACTTACTATGGCCTTACTACATAGTTCGATAACGCAAGCACAGCAAAAAAAGGCTCCTATTGTAAATACGACAACTACAGATGCTGTATTTTTAGATAGCACGGGTAAAAAGGTTTCATTAAGTGCTTTGCAGGGTAAAGTTGTCTTTGTCAATTTTTGGGCCACTTGGTGTCCGCCTTGTATCAAAGAAATGCCTTCCATCCTTGCATTAAAAGAGAAAATGAAAAACAAAGACGTTGTCTTTTTGTTAGTAGATATCGATGGAAACTACGAAAAAGCCAAAGCTTTTATGGACAAAAGGAATTTAGATCTGCCTGTTTATATTCCTGCGGCAACTATTTCTAGCACCTACTTAGGGACTTCTATCCCCACAACCGTAATATTTGATAAAAAAGGCAATATGATTCAACGTATTGTTGGTGGCGTCGACTTTGCCTCTGAGGAAGTTGAAAAGTTCATGGATCAAGTTTTAAAATTGTAA
- a CDS encoding efflux RND transporter permease subunit encodes MNLIRFALRKPIAILIIVLALGFLSINSIKKINVDIFPEIELPSIYIAMPYGGLSPAYMDGFMANEFQKVLLFVGGVENIDFKSVQGLTLMKLSFYPGTDMAQAAGEVSTQVSRAMGFLPPGAVPPMVVRFDGSSLPVGQLVFESPQRTITELQTMVQTRIRPMFVEIPGVTAPAPFGGNVRSIIVNIDPHAMQANGLTPEEITLAITKNSHPSPAGNIRIGEQNLMAPINSIATNPEVFLQTPIRTTENRTIYVKDVAQVIDAADQTTGYALINGTRSVYLPIIKKADASTIDVVKNLKASLPMLENTLPEDVSIRYEFDQSKYIERSLSNLIHEGILGALFTGLMIFLFLGDTRGAIIVILTIPVAILSAVAALYFMGQTINIMTLSGLALSIGILVDEATVTIENIHQHFEMGKSKAQAILDALLEISIPKLLILLCILAVLTPAFIMTGIPKDMFMPLSMAVAFAMIFSFLASQTFVPILANWLMKNKHLEIYDKKTKRQRKFFEKFRLRYTQVIRNWHKRSKALFFGYVIVAVGCIAVLLQFIGTDIMPASNSGDFQIRIEAPQGSRIEKTEEIVKEIISDITAVLPENGISITSSFVGMHPSGTPINPIFLFTNASHEAVLQVAIDQSIYTGSIAALKEQIRAKVSKNRPEVLINFEPMELVEKIMGQGAMTPIEVKVAARQIKMAENHAKKIEQELRAIPYLRDIRIAEPLNYPTMQIEVNRDLLGQFGLTMSDVTRSLATATSSTRYTDKNLWVDPNSGLVFQVQVQIPEGTIDSAEKLKAIPLKKGSLRPILEDVAHIKLVNEAAQVNRKGPNRYVTVIANIHDKDLGTASKAVKKAIANVGEPPRGTIVWTEGTLNLLDETLGNLLIGLGVAVITIYLMLSAYYQSFRLPLVILSVLPAVIAGSLILLFISGSTLNLQSYMGIIMSIGVSVSNAVLLINQAEYYRKEMQLRTVNAARLAASSRLRPVLMTAAAMVAGMLPMSLGLGDGGEQVAPLGQAVIGGLLASTVTILLLLPHLFTSTMQKATLIGPSLDPDDPKSKFHTADPL; translated from the coding sequence ATGAATCTAATCCGATTTGCCTTAAGAAAGCCTATTGCCATTCTAATCATTGTATTAGCTTTGGGCTTCTTATCGATTAATTCGATTAAGAAAATCAACGTCGATATTTTCCCCGAAATAGAACTCCCTTCCATTTACATTGCCATGCCTTATGGCGGACTTTCTCCTGCTTATATGGATGGATTTATGGCCAATGAATTTCAAAAGGTATTGCTCTTTGTAGGCGGTGTAGAAAATATTGATTTTAAAAGTGTTCAAGGTTTAACCTTGATGAAATTATCTTTTTATCCGGGAACGGATATGGCTCAAGCGGCAGGAGAAGTTTCTACCCAAGTGTCACGTGCAATGGGGTTCTTACCTCCCGGGGCTGTTCCGCCTATGGTTGTTCGATTTGACGGTAGTTCACTTCCTGTTGGGCAACTCGTTTTTGAAAGTCCACAGCGCACGATTACCGAATTGCAAACCATGGTACAAACAAGGATTAGACCAATGTTTGTTGAGATTCCCGGTGTGACAGCTCCTGCTCCATTTGGAGGAAATGTAAGGTCTATCATTGTCAATATTGATCCCCATGCGATGCAGGCCAATGGGTTAACACCGGAAGAAATAACCTTGGCAATCACCAAAAACAGTCATCCTTCTCCAGCGGGAAATATTCGCATAGGCGAACAAAATTTAATGGCTCCGATTAACTCTATTGCGACAAACCCCGAAGTTTTTCTACAAACTCCGATTCGAACTACAGAAAATAGAACCATCTATGTAAAAGATGTCGCGCAAGTAATTGATGCCGCCGATCAAACAACGGGATATGCTCTGATTAACGGCACGCGTTCGGTGTATTTGCCTATTATTAAAAAAGCGGATGCTTCGACCATTGACGTAGTAAAAAATTTAAAAGCCTCGTTGCCAATGCTAGAGAACACCCTTCCAGAAGATGTCTCCATTCGCTATGAATTTGACCAATCTAAATACATCGAGCGTTCCTTGAGCAATTTAATTCACGAAGGAATTCTAGGGGCTTTATTTACAGGCTTGATGATTTTCTTATTTTTAGGAGATACTCGCGGAGCTATTATTGTGATTTTAACCATACCTGTAGCTATTCTATCAGCTGTTGCTGCGTTGTATTTTATGGGTCAAACCATTAATATCATGACATTAAGTGGTCTAGCTTTATCTATTGGTATTCTCGTCGATGAAGCCACCGTTACCATTGAAAATATTCACCAGCACTTCGAGATGGGTAAATCAAAAGCCCAAGCCATTTTAGATGCACTCTTGGAAATTTCAATTCCCAAATTACTTATTCTCCTTTGTATTTTAGCGGTACTAACGCCTGCTTTTATCATGACGGGAATTCCCAAAGATATGTTTATGCCTTTGTCTATGGCAGTAGCCTTTGCGATGATATTTTCTTTCTTAGCTTCTCAAACCTTTGTTCCGATTTTAGCTAATTGGTTGATGAAAAACAAGCACTTGGAGATTTACGACAAAAAAACAAAGAGACAGCGCAAATTCTTTGAAAAATTCCGCTTGCGTTATACTCAAGTTATTCGCAATTGGCATAAAAGATCGAAAGCTCTTTTCTTTGGATATGTAATCGTTGCTGTTGGTTGTATCGCCGTTTTACTTCAATTCATTGGAACAGACATTATGCCTGCTTCAAATAGTGGCGATTTTCAAATTCGAATTGAAGCGCCTCAAGGTAGTCGAATTGAAAAAACAGAAGAAATCGTAAAAGAGATCATTAGCGATATCACAGCCGTACTACCAGAAAACGGTATATCAATTACCTCTTCTTTTGTAGGTATGCATCCATCAGGAACACCGATTAACCCTATTTTCTTATTTACCAATGCCTCACATGAAGCAGTGTTACAAGTTGCTATTGATCAAAGTATTTACACCGGATCAATTGCAGCACTCAAAGAACAGATTCGAGCTAAAGTGAGTAAAAATCGCCCAGAGGTGCTCATTAATTTCGAACCGATGGAGTTGGTTGAAAAAATCATGGGGCAAGGAGCCATGACTCCGATAGAAGTCAAGGTTGCGGCAAGGCAAATTAAAATGGCGGAAAATCACGCAAAAAAAATCGAACAGGAACTGAGAGCAATTCCTTACTTACGCGATATTCGAATTGCCGAGCCTTTGAATTATCCAACCATGCAAATTGAGGTAAACCGCGATTTATTAGGTCAATTCGGTTTAACCATGAGTGATGTTACTCGAAGTTTAGCTACTGCAACTTCCTCTACGCGTTATACGGATAAAAATTTATGGGTTGATCCCAATTCAGGATTAGTTTTCCAGGTACAAGTTCAAATCCCGGAAGGAACCATTGACAGTGCGGAGAAACTAAAAGCGATTCCCTTAAAAAAGGGAAGTTTACGTCCAATTTTGGAAGATGTTGCCCATATTAAGCTAGTAAATGAAGCAGCACAAGTCAATCGAAAAGGCCCCAATCGATATGTTACCGTTATTGCAAACATTCACGATAAGGATTTAGGGACGGCTTCGAAAGCAGTCAAAAAAGCAATTGCCAATGTGGGAGAGCCCCCAAGAGGAACAATTGTATGGACAGAGGGCACATTAAATCTACTAGATGAAACACTAGGTAATTTGTTGATTGGACTAGGGGTAGCTGTCATTACAATCTACTTGATGTTATCAGCCTACTATCAATCCTTCCGATTACCTTTAGTAATTCTATCTGTCTTACCTGCAGTAATTGCAGGAAGTTTAATTTTACTTTTCATCAGCGGTAGCACCTTAAATCTACAATCGTATATGGGTATTATCATGTCTATTGGAGTTTCGGTTTCCAACGCTGTCCTCTTAATTAATCAAGCGGAGTACTATCGAAAAGAAATGCAGTTGCGCACAGTTAATGCGGCTCGCTTAGCGGCTTCTTCACGTCTGCGCCCGGTATTAATGACGGCAGCAGCCATGGTAGCAGGAATGTTGCCCATGTCTTTAGGTTTAGGTGATGGTGGAGAACAAGTAGCTCCATTAGGTCAAGCTGTAATTGGAGGTCTTTTGGCTTCGACTGTTACCATCTTATTACTTCTCCCTCATTTATTTACCTCAACGATGCAAAAAGCAACCTTAATTGGTCCTTCTTTAGATCCAGATGATCCTAAAAGTAAATTTCACACCGCTGACCCCCTTTAA
- a CDS encoding TolC family protein translates to MKTIFRSATSLWLICLSVTLSAQEPGQNTLGNLWEKVAQHYPGLQAQTALVASTANKQQAVKSQALPQFKIQAQNSYSTFEGSNGAFFPQAGFFNVSGNPDLLEGSDQTFNTFGSATVEWEVFAFGKQNQENKAAHAQHQQQIAQKEVYTLQLKKELALRHIRNLYATANFDWMNKNADRLKSIELIANGLAVSGLKPAADNLLAHSSYLQAAGQQHYWKGNKQATHIALTELVGEPIDTLDTIHIRHFLTYPLHNINTADTDNLVEHPVLTQYKQEASYFEHSGKSMTRAALPRVKVLGGYAIRGAGIQTNLATDKWKDGFSNSVDNYLVGVGITWNFSSLFTNQYKKQALNKQAESASNKYSAYEQALQSNIAASQVQIKEQTQQLQQTHQAIVHATQAYTMYMARYKSGLISLSELLQIQQLLEQAEKTHIDASQQYWMQLVSEASLTANFDFLFTNL, encoded by the coding sequence ATGAAAACGATTTTTCGTTCGGCTACATCACTGTGGTTGATCTGTTTAAGCGTGACACTATCCGCACAAGAGCCAGGGCAAAATACGCTTGGCAACTTATGGGAAAAAGTGGCACAACATTATCCAGGATTACAAGCACAAACAGCCTTAGTAGCCTCTACAGCAAACAAACAACAAGCCGTAAAAAGTCAGGCTTTGCCTCAATTTAAAATTCAAGCTCAAAACTCCTATAGCACCTTTGAGGGGAGTAATGGGGCATTTTTTCCACAAGCTGGTTTTTTTAACGTCAGTGGAAATCCAGACCTGCTAGAAGGAAGTGACCAAACATTCAACACCTTCGGCTCTGCTACGGTGGAATGGGAAGTGTTTGCCTTTGGAAAACAAAACCAAGAAAACAAAGCGGCCCATGCACAACATCAGCAACAAATAGCACAAAAAGAGGTATACACGCTTCAACTCAAAAAGGAATTAGCACTCAGACATATCCGAAATTTATATGCTACAGCCAATTTCGATTGGATGAATAAAAATGCAGATCGTCTAAAAAGTATCGAATTAATAGCCAATGGTCTGGCGGTATCAGGTCTAAAGCCTGCTGCGGATAATTTATTAGCGCATTCTTCTTACTTGCAAGCAGCAGGGCAACAGCACTATTGGAAGGGAAATAAACAAGCCACCCATATTGCCTTAACTGAGTTAGTAGGGGAGCCTATAGATACACTTGATACCATACACATACGCCATTTTCTCACGTATCCACTTCACAACATCAACACAGCTGATACGGATAATCTAGTAGAACACCCCGTTTTAACGCAATACAAGCAAGAAGCTTCCTACTTTGAACACAGTGGTAAATCTATGACAAGAGCGGCCCTACCCCGTGTCAAAGTACTAGGTGGTTATGCCATTCGAGGAGCAGGAATTCAAACGAACCTCGCTACCGATAAATGGAAAGATGGTTTTTCTAACTCCGTTGATAATTATCTTGTAGGTGTGGGTATTACTTGGAATTTCTCCTCTTTATTCACCAATCAATATAAAAAACAAGCCCTAAATAAACAGGCAGAAAGTGCATCCAACAAATACAGTGCGTATGAACAAGCTCTTCAGTCCAATATAGCAGCTAGTCAAGTTCAAATTAAAGAACAAACTCAGCAATTACAACAAACCCATCAAGCGATTGTGCATGCAACTCAGGCCTATACGATGTACATGGCTCGTTACAAAAGCGGATTAATTTCGTTGAGCGAACTATTGCAAATTCAACAGTTGCTAGAACAAGCGGAAAAAACACACATTGATGCCTCACAACAGTATTGGATGCAATTGGTCTCTGAGGCGAGTTTAACTGCTAATTTTGATTTTTTATTTACTAACTTATAA